GCTCCCGGGCACATGAACGACGGTCACGCCATCATCCGGGACTCCGAGCCGTCGGAGCACGCCCAGCGCGCCCTTCAAAAGCCGATCGGTGACCAAGTCGTTGAACCGGCTGACCACGACGCCGATCCTGAGATCCGCGCCATTCATACGTCCAGTGATTTCCTTCACGTCCGTTTCTCCCAGGCCCCAGTCTACTACGACTTGCAGTCCGTGGTGACTCTTGCCACGGGCTGCGAGGCTTTCGGCATCATTTGCCCTTGAAATGGGGGCGTCTCTTTTCCATGAAGGCCCGGGTCCCCTCCTTCATGTCATCCGTGCCGGAAGCCAGCCCGAAGAGGGCCGTTTCCAGGTCGAGTCCCGCTTGCAGGGGCAGGTCGTAACCTCGATTGACCGCCTCAAAACAGTACCTGACGGCCAAAGGGGCCTGGCCGGCGATCCGGGACGCCAGTTCTCGACAGGTGGACAGAAGATCGTCCGGCTCCACGACGCGGACCACCAGACCGGCCGCCAGGGCCTCCCGGGCCGTCATGGTCCTCCCGCAAAGCAACAACTCGAGCGCCTTGGAGCGTCCCACGATTCGTGCCAGGCGTTGCGTGCCGCCGTAGCCGGGAATGATGCCCAGCTTCACTTCAGGCAATCCGATTCGAGCATCCGACCCGGCAATCCGGATGTGACACGCCAACGCCAGCTCGCAGCCCCCGCCAAGACAGAAGCCCCGCACCGCAGCCAGAACCGGTTTCGACCCCCGCTCGATCCGATTCAGGACGGCATGGCCACGCCGGGAGAATGCCTGGGAGGTCCCGGCGTCCAACCGGTGGACCTCAGGGATGTCGGCCCCGGCGGAAAATGCCTTCCCGGCGCCTGAGAGGAGCACGATCCGGACATTCTCATCCCGTTCCAGGGACCGGAAGGCCGCGTCCAACTCCCGAATCGTCTCCTCGTTCAAGGCGTTCAGGACCTCCGGCCTTTCCAGGGTGAGCTCGGCCACCCCTCCCGAATCGATCTCCAGCCTCAGGTTCCGGAACTTCATGACTCACCTTCCGAAATGCAGGCGATTCAGCGCCGATCAGGCGCAAAGATACGGACGCCGCGGACCAGGTACTGGAGACCGCTGCCCAGGGCCAGAACGGCCGTGAGACCGAAGAGTCCTGCGTGAAACGGTATCCGCCACGGGATCACGTTGTCCACGAGGACCGCCAGGATGGTTGTGAACTGGGCAAGTGTGGACAACTTCCCCAGGATGGACGGCGGAAACGCCTTCGTGCCGGTGAAGACGTAGGACCAGAGGGCGCCGATTCCAAGAATCAGGTCCCGCCCCACCACCGACAGAGTCAACCAATGCGGTATCCGGACCTCCAGAGCCGGGTTCTCCAGGGAGAGCACCACCAGAGCGCCGACCATCAGGAGCTTGTCGGCCAAGGGATCCAGAAACCTGCCCAAAGCAGTCCGCTGGCCGAATTTCCGGGCGATCAGCCCGTCCAAGAGATCCGTGAACCCGGCCAGAATGAACACTGTCAGAGCGGCGCCGACAAACCCGGAAACGACCAGCCCCACAAATAGCGGAACGGCGAGGATCCGAAGCACCGTGAGCTGGTTTGCTGAGGTCATGGCTACTCACCGCCAGTCGGTTCCATTTCCCTCCGGCACCGGTCGAGCCTTCAACAGGTCAACTCTTGACGAACCGGGAACCCGATTCCTGACCTACCGTTTCCCACGACGGCATCTCACGCTTCACGAACCGTTCGACTTCCTGAATCGTGGAGAATCGCAACAGTTCCCGGATCCTCTCCCGGGCCTCCTCGTAGACCATCTCCCGAATTCTTTTCTTCACCGTCGGAATGGCGAACGGGTTCATGGAAAGCCGCTGGAAACCCATGCCGATGAGGAGGTATGCGTAAAGCGGCTGCGCGGCCACCTCTCCGCAGACATAGGCGGGTATGCGATTCCGGGACGCGACTCTGGCCACCCGTTCCAGGCTCTTCAGGATAGCCGGATGGAGGGGATTGAAGAGGGGGGACAGGAGGTCGCTGGATCGGTCGACCGCCAGCGTGAACTGGATCAGATCATTGCTGCCCACCGAAACGAAATCGGCATGCCGGCAGATTCCGTCCAGCACCAGTACGGCGGAAGGAACCTCGATCATGGCGCCCACCTGGATCGGTGATTCCGGTTCAAATCCGGTTTTTTCCGACACCTCCCGCTCCACTTCCCGAATCAGCTCGCGGGCGGTGACCAGTTCGTCGGCGCTTGAGATCATGGGGAGGAGGATTCGCAGGTTCCCCTCTCTGCGGGCACTGACGATGGCCCTCGCCTGGTCCCGAAACAGTTGGGGACGGTCCAGACTCAGGCGAATCCCCCGGAGGCCCAGTACGGGTCCCTCGCCGGCCAGCCGCGTGAAGTAAGGGTGATCTTCCGTTCCCATGTCCAGCGTTCGAATGACGGCGGGCCGCGGGCCCGTCAGGCGGGCCAACCGCCGATAGATGCTCAACTGCTCTTCGAAGCGGACGGGACCACTCATTTCGCCCATGTAGACGAACTCGGAACGAAACAGTCCGATTCCTTCCGCACCCAAATCGAACGCCACCGTGGCTTCGTCCTCCATATCGGTGTTTGCGAGTACGGAAACGACCCTCCCGTCAGCCGTAGACGACGGTCTGAAGTCCCCTTCCAACTCTGAGCTGCGACGTTGCTCCTCCCGCAGCAACACCTGGAAATCCCGGCGCTCTCCCGCCGACGGCTGCACCAGCACCACACCTTCGGAACCGTCGACGATCATTTCGTCGCCGGTGCGAATGTTCCCCTCCACCTCCCGGACGCCGGAAACAGCCGGTATGCGGTGCACGCGGGCGATGATGGTGATATGCGAGGTCTGTCCCCCACGCGTCGAAACGAGTCCCTTGACCTGGGCCAGCGGGAAACTGGCCAGGTCCGAGAGGCCGATTTCCGGCCCCACGAGGATCAGGTCTTCGGACGATTGTTCCTCCTGGCGGGGCGGTCCGGACTCACCCAGATTGGCAACGATTCGCCGCGCCACTTCTTCCAGGTCCGATCCCCGGTCCCGGAAAAAGGGGTCGGTCAAGGTGCGGTACACGGCCAGCCACTCCTCAGTGGCTTCCCAGACGGCCCGCTCGGGACCGTACAGATGATCCCTGATCTTGGATCGGATCTGGTCCAGGAACTCCCGATCTTCAAGGATCAGGCGATGGGCATCGATGATATAGGAGTGTTCCTTGCCCAGTTGCTGCTCGAATCGTTCCTTGATCCGGACCAGTTGCTCCCGGGACTTGGCCAGGGCTTCCTGCAGCCTCTCCAGCTCCCGAGGCGCTTCAGCCGCCGAAAGGTACAGTCGATGGAAGTCCGGCGCGTGTTGCTCGATCCGATACGCTCTTCCAGCCCCGATTCCTGGAGACAGGGGTGTGCCCACCAATCTCCGGCCGGATTCGTTGCGTTGCAGCTTCTCCACCATTTACCTCGAAAATACAGCAAAGACCCGGGTCTTCCTATCAGGACCGAATCGTGTCGATCACGCCGGGCATCAAGCCCGCGAAATCATTTCTCTTCTCCAAACCGGTTCCTGACCAGAGTCTCGATGGCCTCGGCCGCTTCGATCTCGTCGGACCCGCGAATGGTGAATTCGAGCTCGGTTCCGCAAGAGGCAGCCAACAGGAGAATCCCCAGTATGCTCTTGCCGTCAATCTCCTGGGACCCGCCGGCCCTGGAAAGTTTCACGTCGCTGTCATAGTGGGATGCCGTTCTGACCAGCTTGGCTGCCGCGCGGGCGTGCAACCCCAGACGATTTCGTATTTGAACGACCCGCCGGATCATTCCCCCAGCAACCCGCTGGCCAACGCGATGTGTTTCTGCCCCTGTTCCAGGACCCGTTGCGCGAGTTCGCTCAGGTCCTCCTTGCCCGTTTGATTGGCCAGCTTGATGATCATGGGAAGGTTCACTCCGGTGACGATTTCCACTTCTCCCTTCTTCAGCAGAGCGAGAGTCAGGTTGGACGGCGTCCCTCCGAACATGTCCGTCAGGATGATGACGCCGCCGCCCCGGTCCAGGGTGCTGATGGCTTCTTCGATCCCCTGCCGGGACCGTTCCACGTCGTCATGCCATCCGATGGAGACCGGCAGCACGTGGGGAATTTCGCCGACGATCATCTCCGCGGCGGCGACCAGCTCATGGCCCAGTCTCCCGTGAGTGACGAC
The genomic region above belongs to Acidobacteriota bacterium and contains:
- a CDS encoding enoyl-CoA hydratase-related protein, whose amino-acid sequence is MKFRNLRLEIDSGGVAELTLERPEVLNALNEETIRELDAAFRSLERDENVRIVLLSGAGKAFSAGADIPEVHRLDAGTSQAFSRRGHAVLNRIERGSKPVLAAVRGFCLGGGCELALACHIRIAGSDARIGLPEVKLGIIPGYGGTQRLARIVGRSKALELLLCGRTMTAREALAAGLVVRVVEPDDLLSTCRELASRIAGQAPLAVRYCFEAVNRGYDLPLQAGLDLETALFGLASGTDDMKEGTRAFMEKRRPHFKGK
- a CDS encoding CDP-alcohol phosphatidyltransferase family protein, with amino-acid sequence MTSANQLTVLRILAVPLFVGLVVSGFVGAALTVFILAGFTDLLDGLIARKFGQRTALGRFLDPLADKLLMVGALVVLSLENPALEVRIPHWLTLSVVGRDLILGIGALWSYVFTGTKAFPPSILGKLSTLAQFTTILAVLVDNVIPWRIPFHAGLFGLTAVLALGSGLQYLVRGVRIFAPDRR
- the ptsP gene encoding phosphoenolpyruvate--protein phosphotransferase, with protein sequence MVEKLQRNESGRRLVGTPLSPGIGAGRAYRIEQHAPDFHRLYLSAAEAPRELERLQEALAKSREQLVRIKERFEQQLGKEHSYIIDAHRLILEDREFLDQIRSKIRDHLYGPERAVWEATEEWLAVYRTLTDPFFRDRGSDLEEVARRIVANLGESGPPRQEEQSSEDLILVGPEIGLSDLASFPLAQVKGLVSTRGGQTSHITIIARVHRIPAVSGVREVEGNIRTGDEMIVDGSEGVVLVQPSAGERRDFQVLLREEQRRSSELEGDFRPSSTADGRVVSVLANTDMEDEATVAFDLGAEGIGLFRSEFVYMGEMSGPVRFEEQLSIYRRLARLTGPRPAVIRTLDMGTEDHPYFTRLAGEGPVLGLRGIRLSLDRPQLFRDQARAIVSARREGNLRILLPMISSADELVTARELIREVEREVSEKTGFEPESPIQVGAMIEVPSAVLVLDGICRHADFVSVGSNDLIQFTLAVDRSSDLLSPLFNPLHPAILKSLERVARVASRNRIPAYVCGEVAAQPLYAYLLIGMGFQRLSMNPFAIPTVKKRIREMVYEEARERIRELLRFSTIQEVERFVKREMPSWETVGQESGSRFVKS
- a CDS encoding HPr family phosphocarrier protein → MIRRVVQIRNRLGLHARAAAKLVRTASHYDSDVKLSRAGGSQEIDGKSILGILLLAASCGTELEFTIRGSDEIEAAEAIETLVRNRFGEEK
- a CDS encoding PTS sugar transporter subunit IIA; the encoded protein is MKRQRTQIGGLVVTHGRLGHELVAAAEMIVGEIPHVLPVSIGWHDDVERSRQGIEEAISTLDRGGGVIILTDMFGGTPSNLTLALLKKGEVEIVTGVNLPMIIKLANQTGKEDLSELAQRVLEQGQKHIALASGLLGE